A stretch of the Mycobacteroides immunogenum genome encodes the following:
- a CDS encoding hemophore-related protein, whose protein sequence is MALTAKLIVGSGAVALSLVAGGGIASADPDVTAIVNTTCSYPQIMAALNEQSPAAAQQVNANPIAGAWLQQFVASPKAKRQQMVNEVRGMPAVQEYTVLINQVANSCNNY, encoded by the coding sequence ATGGCCCTGACTGCGAAGTTGATTGTTGGTTCTGGCGCGGTGGCATTGTCACTGGTTGCCGGCGGTGGAATCGCTTCCGCCGACCCGGATGTGACCGCCATTGTGAACACAACATGCAGCTACCCACAGATCATGGCGGCACTGAACGAGCAATCGCCGGCTGCTGCACAGCAGGTGAACGCCAACCCGATCGCCGGTGCCTGGTTGCAGCAGTTCGTGGCGTCGCCGAAGGCCAAGCGCCAGCAGATGGTGAACGAGGTCAGGGGCATGCCCGCGGTCCAGGAGTACACGGTCCTGATCAACCAGGTCGCCAACTCCTGCAACAATTACTGA
- a CDS encoding diflavin oxidoreductase: protein MTAQPDFSLIVGYGTDMGNAEDAAMSFSEALEEATGIKSEAVELNQVDIADLQSASHFVVVVSTFGDGEFPDNALLFWEAISAEAAERLEHLNFAVLALGDSSYEFFCNAGLLLDKRLEALGGSRLTERVDIDGPYLQLSKEWTTDLVKRLAAGHISAAPPAVAEAPAPPKRERNEAVEARLVVNRMLTTAESDKEVRHYEVDLAGSGISYQAGDSIAVHATNDPALVQAILAELGVGAEHRVAGHDEPLGELLSDHLEIRTPSRTLRALVATRTDNADAIAALGGDVTPAPGSWLYGKDVLDLIRLGQLTVDELVDNSRPLQFRDYSIASSPVVHPDAVHLTVATIRYTDAERAYGGVASTFLADRGQTMRVHLRPNHTFRLPAPDVPIIMIGPGTGIAPFRGFLQERQAIGAPGRSWLFFGDRRRATSFLYGEELQAFVDSGTLTRLDLAFSRDGSGGDPKQYVQHRMSENAAELFGWLQDGAYLYVCGDADHMAKDVDATLHEIVARCGGFGADGAHAYVNDLIKSHRYVRDVY, encoded by the coding sequence GTGACCGCCCAGCCGGATTTCTCGTTGATCGTCGGCTATGGCACCGATATGGGCAACGCCGAGGACGCAGCCATGTCGTTCTCCGAGGCGCTGGAAGAGGCCACCGGCATCAAGTCCGAGGCGGTCGAACTCAACCAGGTCGATATCGCGGATCTGCAATCGGCATCCCATTTTGTCGTGGTGGTGTCGACATTCGGGGATGGTGAATTTCCCGACAACGCGCTGTTGTTCTGGGAGGCGATCAGCGCCGAGGCAGCGGAGCGGCTGGAGCATCTGAATTTCGCGGTACTCGCACTTGGCGACAGCAGCTACGAGTTCTTCTGCAATGCGGGACTGCTGCTAGATAAGCGTTTGGAAGCGCTGGGCGGTAGCCGGCTCACCGAACGTGTCGATATCGATGGGCCGTACCTCCAACTCTCGAAGGAGTGGACCACCGACCTGGTGAAGCGACTGGCGGCGGGGCACATCAGTGCCGCACCACCAGCGGTCGCCGAGGCCCCCGCGCCACCCAAACGTGAACGTAATGAGGCAGTCGAGGCTCGGCTTGTCGTCAACCGGATGCTCACCACGGCCGAATCCGACAAAGAGGTTCGCCACTACGAGGTGGATCTCGCCGGATCCGGAATCTCTTACCAGGCAGGCGATTCGATCGCCGTGCACGCGACCAATGACCCTGCGCTGGTTCAGGCGATACTCGCCGAGCTGGGAGTCGGGGCCGAACATCGGGTGGCCGGGCACGATGAGCCGCTCGGCGAGCTGTTGTCCGATCATCTGGAGATCCGCACCCCGTCCCGGACGCTACGGGCACTGGTGGCCACCCGTACCGACAACGCGGACGCGATTGCCGCCCTCGGCGGCGATGTCACTCCCGCTCCGGGGTCGTGGTTGTACGGCAAGGACGTTCTCGATCTGATCAGGTTGGGTCAGTTGACCGTTGACGAGCTGGTCGACAACTCGCGCCCGCTGCAGTTCCGCGATTACTCCATCGCATCAAGCCCGGTCGTGCACCCCGATGCCGTTCACCTGACCGTCGCGACGATCAGATACACCGATGCCGAGCGCGCGTATGGCGGTGTGGCGTCGACATTTCTGGCCGATCGCGGGCAGACCATGCGGGTGCATCTGCGCCCAAATCACACCTTCCGGCTGCCCGCTCCCGACGTCCCCATCATCATGATCGGGCCGGGAACCGGGATCGCACCGTTCCGTGGCTTCCTACAAGAGCGTCAGGCCATCGGCGCTCCGGGACGTTCCTGGCTGTTCTTCGGGGACCGGCGCCGTGCCACCAGTTTTCTCTACGGCGAGGAGTTGCAGGCCTTCGTGGACTCGGGCACCCTGACTCGACTCGATCTTGCGTTTTCCCGTGACGGGTCCGGGGGTGATCCCAAACAGTATGTCCAGCACCGTATGTCGGAGAATGCCGCGGAGCTGTTCGGCTGGCTGCAGGACGGCGCGTACCTGTATGTGTGCGGCGACGCCGATCACATGGCCAAGGACGTGGACGCGACGTTGCATGAGATTGTGGCCCGATGTGGCGGATTCGGCGCCGACGGAGCGCACGCGTATGTCAACGATCTCATCAAGAGTCATCGGTACGTGCGCGACGTCTACTAG
- a CDS encoding DUF1802 family protein, whose product MSTALKEWSAAVHALLDGRQTILLRKGGIHEKRFTLADSRFLFFPTAVHGHAERIRPEHHDLLEPAAADSAEAQVVVRAGAEVVAAVEVNRPEALEEIAALHIWTAESIQAERLDFRPKHRLTVLVVRAYPLVAPVSIVRGDEHRGCSSWVELQTDPRWATPVHDESVLAQIAHRVRESVGG is encoded by the coding sequence GTGAGCACCGCACTTAAGGAATGGAGTGCGGCCGTACATGCCCTCCTCGATGGCCGGCAGACGATTCTGCTGCGCAAGGGTGGGATTCACGAGAAGCGATTCACCCTCGCTGATTCGCGGTTTCTCTTCTTCCCGACGGCGGTGCACGGCCATGCTGAACGGATACGGCCCGAACATCACGACCTGCTGGAACCTGCGGCCGCGGATAGCGCCGAAGCGCAGGTTGTGGTGCGAGCCGGTGCCGAGGTAGTCGCGGCGGTCGAGGTAAACCGCCCCGAGGCGCTCGAAGAGATTGCCGCACTGCATATCTGGACAGCAGAATCAATACAGGCCGAGCGCCTGGATTTTCGGCCCAAGCACCGCCTCACGGTCTTGGTCGTGCGCGCCTACCCGTTGGTCGCGCCCGTGTCCATCGTGCGTGGCGATGAACATCGTGGGTGCTCGAGTTGGGTAGAGCTACAGACCGATCCGCGGTGGGCGACACCGGTGCACGACGAATCGGTACTGGCCCAGATAGCTCACCGGGTCCGCGAATCCGTCGGGGGGTGA
- a CDS encoding universal stress protein has translation MTTSTPHSHIVVGVDGSTSALHALTWAGAEAQRRNLPLTLVHVIDHSGLAQGYNLGASASFFQHLETDGAEFLSQAKDHVYALHPNVEVSTVKATGKPVPVLVELSRNALMTVLGSSGLSGFTGMMAGSVSVSLTAKGHGPVVVVRESPIPAGGPVVVGVADSESADSAIAWAFEEAAMRDAELVAVRVWNNIPPGYVYAYTAWTAMDSTGEQQRQEEILADQLADWQGKYPEVPVRRVVAIGHPADVLLKHAAGAQLIVTGSRGRGDIAGFFLGSTSHALIHKATCPVLVAPRT, from the coding sequence ATGACCACCTCGACGCCACACTCCCACATCGTCGTCGGTGTCGATGGATCGACATCGGCGCTGCATGCCCTGACCTGGGCGGGTGCCGAAGCCCAGCGGCGGAATCTGCCACTGACGTTGGTCCATGTGATCGACCACAGCGGCCTCGCGCAGGGCTATAACCTTGGCGCGTCGGCGAGCTTCTTTCAGCATCTCGAGACCGATGGTGCCGAGTTCCTGAGTCAGGCCAAAGACCATGTCTACGCACTACATCCCAATGTCGAGGTATCCACGGTCAAGGCGACCGGTAAGCCGGTGCCCGTCCTCGTGGAGCTCTCCAGGAACGCCCTGATGACCGTGCTCGGCTCCAGCGGGCTGAGCGGATTCACCGGGATGATGGCCGGCTCGGTGTCGGTGTCATTGACCGCGAAGGGGCACGGTCCGGTTGTCGTCGTGCGGGAATCGCCGATACCGGCGGGCGGCCCGGTGGTCGTGGGGGTCGCCGACTCCGAATCCGCCGACAGCGCGATTGCCTGGGCATTTGAAGAGGCTGCGATGCGGGATGCCGAGTTGGTGGCGGTGCGTGTGTGGAACAACATTCCGCCGGGGTACGTATACGCCTACACCGCCTGGACGGCGATGGATTCGACCGGGGAGCAACAGCGGCAGGAGGAGATTCTTGCCGATCAGCTGGCGGATTGGCAGGGGAAGTACCCGGAGGTGCCGGTTCGCCGTGTGGTGGCAATCGGGCATCCCGCCGATGTTCTGCTCAAACATGCCGCGGGCGCGCAGTTGATAGTCACGGGAAGTCGGGGGCGCGGTGATATCGCCGGCTTTTTCCTGGGATCTACCAGCCATGCCCTGATACACAAGGCCACCTGCCCGGTGCTGGTGGCGCCACGCACGTAG
- a CDS encoding glutamate synthase-related protein, with amino-acid sequence MNGLYDQDQEKSSCGVGFLTRKDGVQTHDVVRKLHEALCAVPHRGGMSSEGVGDGAGVNLDLSLRFFSALTGIPDLRRGEFGVGNFFLPNDPAFHGEAELVIEEALRAQGFTILLARDVPVNNDAIRPAAIKYQLPIRQWVFRSDSERKTHEALMAIESVAYTRPELLGLYPLSLSTHTQVLKGRLNSNEVVPYFSDLSDPRMEVHSMFFHTRFSTNTAPNATMAQPFRLMAHNGELNTDKKNRLSENAIARARNRAIIRPAGQSDSCRLDQTLQSRVLEDELDLVTAVVAMMPPAWENDTTLSPRVTAMLEYFSLYEEKNDGPAALIFGDGNIIGARLDRLGLRPLRTVETAEYLGVMSEAGQIYFEPDSVLERGRIEAGGMRYYDHSEGRSYDTVEALEMLAARHDYPAMLAQARVNIADLPHVPPAGQGSPARYDGDLERHQRYVAYSLNQESFKFLMDPMLATGQEKISAMGYGAAINALSNQEGGVAKYFSQRFAQVTNPPLDSIREADGMTLRVALGAKPNSGAQPAPQIVVPSPILTHLDMLKIREQERTPVRRFGMRYRVDLTDPASNADKIVRAIDDLCDAVEEFARETGGIAVISDRHVSSDRAAMPLIIVISAINQRLIEEGLRLRVSLIAESGQLCSSHHVASVLGFGASAVYPLAVQMRAEEKYGADADKAFKHFAKAAEKSLMKTMGRVGLCTVESYIGGEFFEPNYLDTSDPVLRKYFPNVVSPVAGVGFSTLAAAVADWHARALAVTGEKDVPLLGLFKERAEGAGHSYGTTAVRGFVDMTEEAISFGDEARPENPDMADPTYLRLLPLHQLEGAFGLDDEAYRNNSFDELSTRAIDSFDITPGYRNFVRAMNSERTRRPAALRDVLALPADVNFVRTADEFRREMGQFARFGNNDFQVRGLSCEQTDGSFVLRLSHSAGRLTALASSLRTRFGGEITNQEIVGDELRLTATGQAEAYLAKIRTAPDSVPLSSVQPASEITPALTSGAMSHGALVAPAHEAVAHGTNLVGGLSNCGEGGEHISRYGTIRGSRIKQFASGRFGVWAGYLADPMLQELEIKIGQGAKPGEGGQLPAPKVTVQIAAARGGTPGVELVSPPPHHDTYSIEDLAQLIHDCKAARVRVIVKLVSSEGIGTIAVGVAKAGADVINVAGNTGGTGAAAVTSLKYAGRSAEIGVAEVHQALCANGIRQKVVLRCSGAHQTASDVVKSALLGADSFEFGTTALMMLKCVMAKNCNIKCPAGLTTNAEVFEGDPRALAQYLLNIAHEVREILGALGMRSLREARGRSDLLHLLDHPSSIGTLDLRRMLAVAEEFVVENPVYMEKDYSVDDAFAAQFDGHGAVLSPVALTNQNKSVGGQFAIDIERMLNYRNVIGSAVATDERGRRYLLPESVTITTTGSAGQSYGVFCNDGMALTHTGTCNDGVGKSACGGTITVRSPGGGSSEPGGNVLIGNFALFGASGGRLFVEGQAGDRFAVRNSGATAVVEGTGEFLCEYMTNGAVLNIGDFGKGVANGMSGGFLYQYDPKGQLPSKVSHDSVLVLPITDAPFHEAAAHILLQWHVAATGSAKGKALLDDWQSTRDHMVYTMSRALLQYQDSDAILQGKTRKELLDELTAALAGYQVHKFKLSYRDQRDVLGGSVPAYGDTDTEGMYALLNTYTVLNMAQQLALSRMPNITDVTDPRIGKAVRNLVLTEDFFLIQKLQKYAREAIDGYSDEDLAVLIADKRLTDYKDALSQRNVLSMDSPGTYGWILYQSAKNIDKIGRLPSFEELFAHRALPAVALSGPSLQTT; translated from the coding sequence CTGAACGGGTTGTATGACCAAGACCAGGAGAAAAGTAGCTGCGGCGTCGGTTTTCTGACCCGGAAAGACGGCGTCCAGACCCATGACGTCGTGCGTAAGCTGCACGAGGCCCTCTGCGCCGTTCCGCACCGCGGGGGCATGTCCTCGGAGGGCGTCGGTGACGGCGCGGGCGTCAACCTCGACCTCTCGCTGCGCTTCTTCTCCGCACTGACGGGCATTCCAGACCTGCGGCGCGGAGAGTTCGGAGTCGGCAACTTCTTCCTGCCCAACGATCCGGCATTCCACGGCGAGGCCGAGCTGGTGATCGAGGAAGCGCTGCGGGCACAAGGATTCACCATCCTGCTTGCCCGCGACGTGCCGGTGAACAACGACGCCATTCGCCCGGCAGCCATCAAATACCAGCTGCCGATACGGCAGTGGGTGTTCCGCTCGGACTCCGAACGCAAGACCCACGAGGCACTGATGGCGATCGAATCGGTCGCCTACACCCGTCCTGAACTTCTTGGGCTCTACCCGCTTTCACTGAGCACTCACACCCAGGTCCTCAAAGGGCGGCTCAACTCGAACGAGGTCGTGCCCTACTTCAGCGACCTGTCCGATCCGCGGATGGAAGTGCATTCGATGTTCTTCCACACACGGTTCTCCACCAATACCGCGCCGAATGCCACCATGGCCCAACCGTTCCGATTGATGGCGCACAACGGTGAACTCAACACCGACAAGAAGAACCGGCTGTCCGAGAACGCGATAGCCCGGGCCCGTAATCGCGCGATCATCCGGCCGGCTGGTCAATCAGACAGCTGCCGACTTGACCAGACGCTGCAGAGCCGGGTGCTCGAAGACGAGCTGGACCTGGTCACCGCCGTGGTGGCGATGATGCCGCCCGCCTGGGAGAACGACACGACACTGTCCCCGCGGGTGACCGCGATGCTGGAGTACTTCAGCCTCTACGAGGAGAAGAACGACGGCCCTGCCGCCCTGATCTTCGGCGACGGCAACATCATTGGCGCACGCCTGGACCGGCTGGGACTCAGGCCGCTGCGCACCGTCGAGACTGCCGAGTACCTCGGCGTGATGTCCGAGGCCGGACAGATCTACTTCGAACCCGACTCAGTGCTGGAGCGCGGCCGCATCGAAGCCGGTGGCATGCGCTACTACGACCATTCCGAAGGCAGGTCGTACGACACCGTCGAAGCGCTGGAAATGCTTGCCGCACGGCATGATTACCCAGCCATGCTGGCACAGGCCCGCGTCAACATCGCCGACTTGCCGCACGTGCCACCGGCGGGGCAGGGCTCGCCCGCCCGGTACGACGGCGACCTCGAGCGCCACCAGCGGTACGTGGCGTACTCGCTGAATCAGGAGAGCTTCAAGTTCCTGATGGACCCCATGCTGGCCACCGGGCAAGAGAAGATCTCGGCCATGGGGTACGGCGCGGCCATCAATGCGCTGTCGAATCAGGAAGGCGGCGTTGCGAAATACTTCTCGCAGCGGTTCGCACAGGTCACCAATCCGCCCCTGGACAGCATCCGCGAGGCGGACGGCATGACCCTGCGCGTCGCGCTGGGTGCCAAACCCAACAGCGGCGCGCAGCCCGCACCTCAGATCGTGGTGCCCTCCCCCATCCTCACGCATCTCGACATGCTCAAGATCCGTGAGCAAGAACGTACGCCGGTCCGGCGCTTCGGAATGCGCTACCGCGTGGACCTCACCGATCCCGCCTCCAACGCCGACAAAATTGTGCGGGCGATTGACGACCTGTGTGATGCGGTGGAGGAATTCGCCCGCGAGACCGGCGGCATCGCGGTGATCTCCGATCGCCACGTCTCCAGCGACCGTGCCGCGATGCCTCTCATCATCGTGATCTCCGCGATCAACCAGCGCCTGATCGAAGAGGGCCTGCGGCTTCGGGTCTCGCTGATCGCCGAGAGCGGTCAGCTGTGTTCGTCTCACCATGTGGCTTCGGTGCTGGGATTCGGGGCCTCCGCCGTGTATCCACTGGCGGTACAGATGCGGGCCGAGGAGAAGTACGGCGCCGACGCCGACAAGGCCTTCAAACACTTCGCCAAGGCGGCCGAGAAGTCGCTGATGAAGACGATGGGCCGAGTCGGGCTGTGCACTGTCGAGAGTTACATCGGTGGGGAGTTCTTCGAACCCAATTACCTGGACACCTCAGATCCGGTGTTGCGCAAATACTTCCCCAATGTGGTGTCGCCGGTGGCCGGTGTCGGGTTCTCGACACTGGCGGCGGCCGTCGCCGACTGGCATGCCCGGGCCCTCGCGGTCACCGGTGAGAAGGACGTCCCGCTACTCGGCCTGTTCAAAGAGCGCGCCGAGGGCGCCGGTCACTCCTACGGCACCACGGCGGTGCGCGGGTTCGTGGACATGACCGAAGAGGCGATCTCCTTCGGCGATGAGGCCCGGCCCGAGAACCCCGACATGGCAGACCCGACGTATCTGCGGTTGCTGCCCCTGCATCAGCTGGAGGGCGCGTTCGGACTGGACGACGAGGCATACCGCAACAACAGCTTTGACGAGCTTTCGACGCGTGCCATCGACAGTTTCGACATCACCCCCGGATACCGGAACTTCGTGCGTGCGATGAACTCCGAACGCACCAGGCGCCCGGCGGCGCTGCGCGACGTGCTGGCGTTACCCGCCGACGTCAACTTTGTGCGTACTGCCGATGAGTTCCGCAGGGAAATGGGCCAATTCGCGCGGTTCGGGAACAACGACTTCCAGGTCCGCGGCCTATCCTGCGAACAGACCGACGGCAGCTTCGTGCTGCGGCTTTCGCATTCCGCCGGACGGCTGACGGCCCTCGCGTCCTCGTTGCGTACGCGGTTCGGGGGCGAAATCACCAACCAGGAGATCGTGGGCGACGAACTCAGGCTGACGGCGACCGGCCAGGCTGAGGCCTACTTGGCCAAGATCAGGACAGCACCCGATTCGGTCCCGCTGTCCTCGGTACAGCCGGCCAGCGAAATCACCCCCGCACTGACATCGGGAGCCATGAGCCACGGCGCCTTGGTGGCCCCGGCCCATGAGGCCGTGGCACACGGAACCAACTTGGTGGGCGGCCTCTCCAACTGCGGCGAGGGTGGCGAACACATCAGCCGATACGGCACCATCCGCGGCTCCCGCATCAAGCAGTTCGCCTCCGGCCGCTTCGGGGTGTGGGCAGGCTACCTCGCCGACCCGATGCTCCAGGAGCTCGAGATCAAGATCGGCCAGGGAGCCAAACCCGGTGAGGGCGGACAGCTTCCGGCGCCCAAGGTGACCGTTCAGATCGCCGCGGCCCGCGGTGGAACCCCGGGTGTCGAGCTCGTCTCGCCCCCGCCACACCACGACACGTATTCGATCGAGGACCTCGCCCAGCTGATCCACGATTGCAAGGCGGCCCGGGTCCGGGTGATCGTCAAGTTGGTGTCTTCCGAGGGCATCGGAACCATCGCGGTGGGTGTCGCCAAGGCGGGCGCCGATGTCATCAACGTGGCCGGGAACACCGGCGGTACGGGCGCGGCGGCGGTGACTAGCCTCAAGTACGCGGGCCGGTCGGCCGAAATCGGTGTCGCCGAAGTACATCAAGCCCTCTGCGCCAATGGAATACGGCAGAAGGTGGTACTGCGCTGCTCGGGTGCGCACCAAACCGCCAGCGACGTGGTCAAGTCGGCGCTGCTGGGAGCGGACAGTTTCGAGTTCGGAACCACCGCGTTGATGATGCTCAAGTGCGTGATGGCCAAGAACTGCAACATCAAGTGCCCGGCCGGGTTGACCACCAATGCCGAGGTATTCGAGGGCGACCCGCGCGCACTGGCTCAGTACTTGCTGAACATCGCTCACGAAGTGCGGGAGATCCTGGGAGCGCTGGGGATGCGGTCACTGCGTGAAGCACGCGGTCGCAGTGACCTGCTGCACCTGCTTGATCATCCCTCCAGCATCGGCACCCTGGATCTGCGCCGCATGCTTGCGGTCGCCGAGGAATTTGTCGTCGAAAACCCGGTGTACATGGAGAAGGACTACTCGGTGGACGATGCGTTCGCCGCGCAGTTCGACGGGCACGGGGCCGTGCTGAGTCCGGTGGCACTGACCAACCAGAACAAGAGCGTGGGCGGGCAGTTCGCGATCGATATCGAGCGAATGCTCAACTACCGGAACGTCATCGGCTCGGCGGTGGCGACCGACGAGCGCGGCCGCCGCTACTTGCTACCGGAGAGCGTCACCATCACCACGACGGGTTCGGCGGGCCAAAGCTACGGCGTCTTCTGCAACGACGGCATGGCATTGACGCACACGGGTACGTGTAACGACGGCGTCGGCAAGAGCGCGTGCGGCGGCACCATCACGGTGCGCTCGCCCGGAGGCGGCTCGAGTGAACCGGGCGGAAACGTCCTCATCGGAAACTTCGCGCTCTTCGGCGCCTCCGGTGGGCGATTGTTCGTCGAAGGCCAGGCCGGAGATCGCTTCGCGGTCCGCAACTCCGGTGCGACAGCAGTTGTCGAAGGCACCGGTGAATTCCTGTGCGAGTACATGACCAACGGCGCCGTGCTCAACATCGGCGATTTCGGCAAGGGCGTGGCCAACGGGATGAGTGGCGGCTTCCTCTACCAGTACGACCCCAAGGGCCAGCTGCCGTCAAAGGTCAGCCACGATTCGGTGCTGGTGCTGCCCATCACCGACGCCCCGTTCCACGAGGCCGCGGCACACATCCTGCTGCAGTGGCATGTGGCAGCCACCGGGTCCGCCAAAGGCAAAGCACTGCTTGATGATTGGCAGTCCACCAGAGATCACATGGTGTACACCATGTCACGGGCGCTACTGCAGTACCAGGACTCCGACGCCATTCTGCAGGGCAAGACACGCAAAGAACTCTTGGATGAGCTCACCGCGGCCCTCGCCGGATATCAGGTGCACAAGTTCAAGCTGTCCTACCGCGACCAGCGCGATGTCCTGGGCGGATCGGTGCCCGCGTACGGAGACACTGACACCGAGGGCATGTATGCGCTGCTGAATACCTACACGGTGCTGAACATGGCCCAGCAGCTCGCACTGTCACGGATGCCGAACATCACGGATGTGACCGACCCCCGGATCGGCAAGGCGGTACGCAATCTCGTGCTCACGGAGGATTTCTTCCTGATCCAGAAGCTGCAGAAGTACGCGCGTGAGGCGATCGACGGGTACAGCGACGAAGACCTGGCCGTGCTGATCGCGGACAAGCGGCTCACCGATTACAAGGACGCACTGAGCCAGCGCAACGTCCTGTCAATGGACAGTCCCGGCACCTATGGCTGGATCCTGTACCAGAGCGCCAAGAACATCGACAAGATCGGCCGGTTGCCCTCCTTCGAAGAGCTGTTCGCGCACCGTGCGCTGCCGGCCGTCGCCCTCTCCGGACCGTCCCTCCAGACCACGTGA